The region CCCGTAACCCACAAGGACTACCTGAATAAAGTTAAAAACAAAGTAGTGGACCTCGGTCCCAACGTGTCCGGTGCCAAAATCGGCTGGGTTGTTCCCGATTACGTAACCGTGGATTCCATTGCCGACCTCAATAAGTACGCTGAAAAATTCGATGACCGCATCACCGGAATCGACCCCGGTGCAGGTCTTATGGGACTTTCCGAAAAAGCCATTTCCGATTACAAGCTCGATAAATTCGAACTCATGGAAGGCTCCGGCGCAACCATGACCGCAGCCCTTGGCAACGCCATCAAGAACAAGGACTGGATCGTTGTCACCGGCTGGTCCCCGCACTGGATGTTCGGTCGCTGGCAGCTCAAATACCTCAAGGACCCCAAAGGCATCATGGGCGGCGAGGAAACCATCAACACAATCGTCCGCAAAGGTCTCGATAAGGACATGCCTGAAGTATACGCTTTCCTCGACAAATTCGCATGGAAAGATGCCGGACAGCTGCAGATGCTCATGGCCTGGAATCAGAAAAAGGGTGCTGATCCCTATGAAAACGCAAAGCGCTTCATCAAGGAAAACAAAGCTCAAGTTGATTCATGGCTGAAGTAAACAGTACAGCATAAAACCTACCCATAAAGCCCGGCAGGAACGCACCTGCCGGGCTTTATTATTTTCCGGGCGCAACGCTTCCCCTCAAACCTCTTTTAATATATTATAAACTCAGGAAATACAGTTAAATCCAAGGCGGCTGACCATGACAGACACCACTTTCATTCCCGAAGAAATAATGCTTAAGGCCACGGCCCTGATGGAAGACCGCTTTACCCGCACAGACCGGGAGCAACCGGTCATGGCCACCCTTTTCGAACTGGGCGTTACCCACGTGGCTCATGACCTCATGGAAAATCCCGAACTTTACAAGCCGCAGCCGCAGCTGGACATGCCCAAAAAGAAATTTGATCCGGTCGACCCTATTTCGCTCATGCGTTCCGAGGTCAAGCTGCCTTCCCTGCCGCAGGTTTTCATTGAGATGCGTCAGGTCATAAACGATCCCGCAAGCTCGGCCTCTGATCTGGCCAAGGTAATTTCACGGGACACTGCCCTGTCCGCTTTTCTGCTGCGCATGGTCAACAGTGCCTTCTACAGTTTTCCGGCCCAGATCGATACCATTTCGCGGGCAGTGGCGGTCATCGGTACCAACCAGCTTTCCACCCTTGCCATGGGTACATCGGTCATGGATATGTTCAAGGGACTGCCTGCGGACATCATCGACCTTGAGCTTTTCTGGCGGCACAGCTTTGCCTGCGGGATCATCGCCAGCCAGCTTTCCAAAAAATTCAAACAGGGTACTCCTGAAAAATGTTTTGTAGCCGGACTGCTGCACGACATAGGCCGCCCGGTACTGATGATGGCCCTGCCGGAACAGGCAATCGCGGCCACGGCCATTTCACGCCACAAAAAAGCACTCATGTTCAAGGCCGAGCGGGTGACATGCGGATTCGACCACTCCGAACTGGGCGGCATGCTGCTGCGCAAATGGAACCTGCCCTTTACGCTGGTCAATGCCGTGCTCAACCACCACAACCCCGCAAAGGCAGCCAAATCGCCGGAAGCCCTTTACGTCTATTTCGCCAACATCATTGCCAAAACCATGGGTATCGGCGGCAGCGGGGATTTCTTCATCCGCA is a window of Desulfovibrio sp. JC010 DNA encoding:
- a CDS encoding glycine betaine ABC transporter substrate-binding protein, whose translation is MKKLFTVILTALLASVLAFSAYAGDSKKVKLAYVEWDCATATTNLLKAVLEERMGYECEILPVAAAAMWQAVGTGDVDGMATAWLPVTHKDYLNKVKNKVVDLGPNVSGAKIGWVVPDYVTVDSIADLNKYAEKFDDRITGIDPGAGLMGLSEKAISDYKLDKFELMEGSGATMTAALGNAIKNKDWIVVTGWSPHWMFGRWQLKYLKDPKGIMGGEETINTIVRKGLDKDMPEVYAFLDKFAWKDAGQLQMLMAWNQKKGADPYENAKRFIKENKAQVDSWLK
- a CDS encoding HDOD domain-containing protein, whose translation is MTDTTFIPEEIMLKATALMEDRFTRTDREQPVMATLFELGVTHVAHDLMENPELYKPQPQLDMPKKKFDPVDPISLMRSEVKLPSLPQVFIEMRQVINDPASSASDLAKVISRDTALSAFLLRMVNSAFYSFPAQIDTISRAVAVIGTNQLSTLAMGTSVMDMFKGLPADIIDLELFWRHSFACGIIASQLSKKFKQGTPEKCFVAGLLHDIGRPVLMMALPEQAIAATAISRHKKALMFKAERVTCGFDHSELGGMLLRKWNLPFTLVNAVLNHHNPAKAAKSPEALYVYFANIIAKTMGIGGSGDFFIRNVKNERWEKNGLTPDKLRELDAELGPVLDDAFSILKNLAA